In Hermetia illucens chromosome 5, iHerIll2.2.curated.20191125, whole genome shotgun sequence, a single window of DNA contains:
- the LOC119658220 gene encoding odorant receptor 2a-like: MTFSISCIIVGAVSDLAAILSKERRLIFPAYFPWDHKKSALAYHASNTYQVLGLYAQIYQDILCDTYPATLLWLLKGHLRVLGMRVKKIGYIPEKSLEENYEELVECVKDHQTCFEFHKLCQNVNS; the protein is encoded by the coding sequence ATGACGTTCTCTATAAGCTGCATCATAGTAGGAGCGGTATCTGACCTAGCAGCCATACTGTCGAAAGAAAGACGGCTCATTTTTCCGGCTTACTTTCCTTGGGATCATAAGAAATCTGCATTGGCTTACCACGCAAGCAACACCTACCAAGTTCTTGGACTTTACGCACAAATTTATCAGGACATATTATGTGATACGTATCCGGCAACATTACTTTGGTTGCTGAAAGGTCATTTAAGGGTTTTAGGAATGCGCGTTAAGAAAATTGGATATATTCCCGAAAAATCACTAGAAGAGAATTACGAAGAATTGGTGGAATGTGTTAAGGATCATCAGACTTGCTTCGA